Below is a window of Vigna radiata var. radiata cultivar VC1973A unplaced genomic scaffold, Vradiata_ver6 scaffold_51, whole genome shotgun sequence DNA.
GAAGTATGCCATTATGTACATTACTAAGTTGTAATTATTCTTGTATTCAATACATGTAAGAAAAGCATGGACAAGAGAATATATACACGTCTTTGGATgatattaaatatcaataataacatttaaCGTGTGCAATAAGTGGTTATTTATTCCTTCATATGTGGTTATGTCTTCAAGTGGTTTTGTACATGAACAAAATTTTGTTTGCTTTATTATAGTTGAGGATCCTATAATTTATTCCACTAAGTAGTACttattgttgtattcaattaaTGTAGGAAAACCTCCGAAATGGAGAATATGAATACATCTTTGGATGATATTGAAATTGATCAATTACATGGCAAAGTTGCAGAAGATATAAATGAAAACCATGTtcaacctaactcaatcccTCCATCAGTTGGAATGGTTTTTGAAAGTGTTAATCAAGCCAAGTCATTTTATAGACAATATGCAATATCAAAGGGCTTTGGAATTCGAACAAGGAGTTCAAGGAAGAACAACAAAAACGAATTATTTTACTTCATGATGGTGTGTTCTAGGGCTGGAAAATATGTCGCATCCAATCAAAATGAAATGATTGGACGTCCAACACTGGCTAATGATTGTGCAGCTCGAATGATTGTATCAAAAAGAGATGAGAAGTGGTACATTTCAGCATTTGATGATGTACATACTCATGATCTTAGTCCAACAAAGTCAAGATTGTTCCGAGGCAATAAAAGGATGAATCTGAATGTCAAGAGAACACTAGACTTAAATGCAGAAGCAGGAGTTAGGATTAACAAGAGTTTTCGATCCTTGGTTTGTGCTACAGGAGGTTATGAAAACATGGAGTTTGTGGAACAAGATAATAGAAATTATGTTGCCAAACAGAGAAGAGCATTATCAAAAGATGGTGATGCCAAGGCACTCTTAAACCATTTCTCTTCCATGAGAGAATTGAATAAggatttctttttcaacattaaTGTTGATGACGACAACCGCATATTGAATGTATTTTGGGCTGATGCACGAAGTAGGGTAGCTTGTGAGTACTTTGGTGATATCATATCTTTTGACACAACATACTTAACAAATAAGTATGACATGCCGTTTGCTCCTTTCGTTGGCGTCAACCACCATGGGCAATCAATATTGTTAGGTTGTGGATTGTTATGTTCAGAGGACACAGATTCATTTGTTTGGCTATTTAATTCATGGCTTGGGTGCATGTCAAATAGAGCGCCCCAAGGAATTGTTACCGATCAATGCAAAGCAATGAAGAAAGCAATAGAAATCGTGTTTCCAAACACTCGTCATAGGTGGTGCTTGTGgcatataatgaaaaaaatacctGAGAATTTACAAGGCTATGCCGCTTACAAAGATATCAAGCGACAACTTAAGCAAGTTGTGTACAATTCTGATTCAGTTGACAACTTTGTTTATGGTTGGGAAAGGATGGTAACAATATTTTCACTACAAACAAACGAATGACTCTGT
It encodes the following:
- the LOC106780665 gene encoding protein FAR-RED IMPAIRED RESPONSE 1-like, which codes for MENMNTSLDDIEIDQLHGKVAEDINENHVQPNSIPPSVGMVFESVNQAKSFYRQYAISKGFGIRTRSSRKNNKNELFYFMMVCSRAGKYVASNQNEMIGRPTLANDCAARMIVSKRDEKWYISAFDDVHTHDLSPTKSRLFRGNKRMNLNVKRTLDLNAEAGVRINKSFRSLVCATGGYENMEFVEQDNRNYVAKQRRALSKDGDAKALLNHFSSMRELNKDFFFNINVDDDNRILNVFWADARSRVACEYFGDIISFDTTYLTNKYDMPFAPFVGVNHHGQSILLGCGLLCSEDTDSFVWLFNSWLGCMSNRAPQGIVTDQCKAMKKAIEIVFPNTRHRWCLWHIMKKIPENLQGYAAYKDIKRQLKQVVYNSDSVDNFVYGWERMVTIFSLQTNE